In the genome of Telluria beijingensis, one region contains:
- a CDS encoding CAP domain-containing protein — translation MSYMPRWRMIAAMLGAALALAACGGGGGDSPMAEVGGGTAVTPNPAVPDPAPTPGTVAPTLSGNIAVDGRNWINYRRAQAGVPAVVQNAQIDNAALGHSEYQRINNLMSHDQEPGRPGFTGASLADRLNAAGYTLDLNGGYAFGEVISGTNNGSGFFMVEELITAIYHRFVIFEPRFRELGTGAASSARGYHYFTADFASRNGYGPGIARGTVVTWPFNGQTGVAPNFFSNTEQPDPVPDRNEVGYPISVHANLDAPLAVSSFTVRPRGGVTLQVLRVDPLGTRTAASIVPLLPLHAATTYEVEFTGTVNGAAVSRAWSFTTR, via the coding sequence ATGAGCTATATGCCACGCTGGCGCATGATCGCCGCGATGCTGGGAGCCGCCCTGGCCCTGGCGGCATGCGGCGGCGGCGGCGGCGACAGCCCCATGGCCGAGGTGGGCGGCGGCACGGCCGTGACGCCCAACCCGGCCGTGCCGGATCCCGCCCCTACCCCTGGTACCGTTGCGCCCACCCTGAGCGGCAATATCGCCGTCGATGGCCGCAACTGGATCAATTACCGGCGCGCCCAGGCCGGCGTGCCGGCCGTCGTCCAGAACGCGCAAATCGACAATGCCGCGCTCGGACACTCCGAATACCAGCGCATCAACAACCTGATGAGCCATGACCAGGAACCGGGCCGCCCGGGCTTTACCGGCGCCAGCCTGGCCGACCGCCTGAACGCGGCCGGGTACACGCTGGACCTGAACGGCGGTTATGCCTTCGGCGAGGTCATCTCGGGCACCAACAACGGTTCCGGCTTCTTCATGGTGGAAGAACTGATCACCGCGATCTACCACCGCTTCGTGATCTTCGAGCCCAGGTTCCGCGAGCTCGGCACCGGCGCCGCCAGCTCCGCCAGGGGCTACCACTACTTCACCGCCGATTTCGCGAGCCGCAACGGCTATGGTCCCGGCATCGCGCGCGGCACGGTCGTCACCTGGCCGTTCAATGGCCAGACCGGGGTCGCGCCCAACTTCTTCAGCAATACCGAGCAGCCCGATCCGGTCCCGGACCGCAACGAAGTCGGTTATCCGATCAGCGTGCACGCCAACCTCGATGCGCCGCTGGCGGTCAGCAGCTTCACCGTGCGTCCGCGCGGCGGCGTCACGCTGCAGGTGCTGCGCGTCGATCCGCTCGGGACCAGGACCGCGGCGTCCATCGTCCCGCTGCTTCCGCTGCACGCGGCCACGACCTACGAGGTCGAATTCACGGGTACGGTCAATGGCGCGGCGGTCTCGCGCGCCTGGTCGTTCACGACGCGGTGA
- the mnmE gene encoding tRNA uridine-5-carboxymethylaminomethyl(34) synthesis GTPase MnmE, with protein sequence MKLDTSPIAAIATAPGRGGIGVVRASGKSLAFLVDALFPGVTLAPRHATYIPFKAANGDIIDEGLALYFKGPHSYTGEDVLELQGHGGPVVLKMLLARVLEAGAPSGLRLAEPGEFTRRAFLNDKLDLAQAEAVADLIDASTEAAAKSASQSLSGAFSQVVHTLVDGTINLRMLVEATLDFPEEEIDFLEKSNARGQLAGIIESLENVFRQAAQGALLREGLNVVLVGQPNVGKSSLLNALAGAEVAIVTPIAGTTRDKVSETIQIEGIPLNIIDTAGIRAVSDEIDVVERIGIERTWGEVGKADVILHLLDANLGPSAADEAIVAAFPANVPVVRIWNKIDLSGHTPSKDESLDAVHLYLSAHEKLGIDLLRAELLRIAGWQQTGESLYLARERHLIALRAAREHLELARQHAMQDDQSLDLFAEELRLAQDQLSSITGQFTPDDLLGVIFSRFCIGK encoded by the coding sequence ATGAAACTCGATACATCCCCCATCGCCGCCATCGCCACCGCCCCGGGCCGCGGCGGCATCGGCGTCGTGCGCGCCTCCGGCAAGTCGCTCGCCTTCCTCGTCGACGCCCTGTTCCCCGGCGTGACCCTGGCGCCGCGCCACGCCACCTACATCCCGTTCAAGGCCGCCAACGGCGACATCATCGACGAGGGCCTGGCCCTGTACTTCAAGGGCCCGCATTCGTACACCGGCGAGGACGTGCTCGAGCTGCAGGGGCACGGCGGTCCGGTGGTGCTGAAGATGCTCCTGGCGCGGGTGCTGGAAGCGGGCGCACCGTCCGGCCTGCGCCTGGCCGAACCGGGCGAATTCACGCGCCGCGCTTTTCTGAACGACAAGCTCGACCTGGCCCAGGCCGAGGCGGTGGCCGACCTGATCGACGCCTCCACCGAAGCCGCGGCGAAATCGGCCTCGCAATCGCTGTCGGGCGCGTTCTCGCAAGTGGTGCACACGCTGGTCGACGGCACGATCAATCTGCGCATGCTGGTCGAGGCCACGCTCGACTTCCCCGAAGAAGAAATCGACTTCCTCGAAAAGTCGAACGCGCGCGGCCAGCTGGCCGGCATCATCGAGTCGTTGGAAAACGTGTTCCGCCAGGCGGCGCAGGGCGCGCTGCTGCGCGAAGGCCTGAACGTGGTGCTGGTCGGCCAGCCCAACGTGGGCAAGTCCTCGCTACTGAATGCGCTGGCCGGGGCCGAGGTCGCGATCGTCACGCCGATCGCCGGCACCACGCGCGACAAGGTGAGCGAGACGATCCAGATCGAGGGCATCCCGCTCAACATCATCGACACCGCCGGCATCCGCGCAGTAAGCGACGAGATCGACGTGGTGGAACGCATCGGCATCGAGCGCACCTGGGGCGAGGTCGGCAAGGCCGACGTGATCCTGCACCTGCTGGACGCCAACCTGGGCCCGAGCGCGGCCGACGAGGCCATCGTCGCGGCTTTCCCGGCCAATGTGCCGGTGGTGCGCATCTGGAACAAGATCGACCTGTCGGGCCACACGCCGTCGAAGGACGAGAGCCTGGATGCGGTCCACCTCTACCTGTCGGCGCACGAGAAGCTCGGCATCGACCTGCTGCGCGCCGAGCTGCTGCGCATCGCCGGCTGGCAGCAGACTGGCGAATCGCTGTACCTGGCGCGCGAACGCCACCTGATCGCGCTGCGCGCCGCGCGCGAGCACCTGGAGCTGGCGCGCCAGCACGCGATGCAGGACGACCAGTCGCTCGACCTGTTCGCTGAGGAACTACGCCTGGCGCAGGATCAGCTCTCGAGCATCACCGGGCAGTTCACGCCGGATGATCTGCTCGGGGTGATCTTCAGCCGCTTCTGTATCGGCAAATAG
- a CDS encoding aldo/keto reductase, producing MPQAPVELTFPRIPTRAGGPELSRIVAGMWRMTEWDMPAAARVDFIEQCIAMGVTSFDHADIYGNYGVEELFGEALRLQPSLRDRIELVSKCGIKLLSNKHPNHTIQHYDTSASHIMASAEASLRKLGTDRLDLLLIHRPDPLMEFDEIAAAFTRLKQDGKVLHFGVSNFTRHQFESLDRRIPLATNQVEFSPLHTAPLFDETFDGLQDLGVAPMIWSPLGGGRLFDALDERGATLHQAIQEIADRIGKPFCSVVFAWIMRLPCRPIPLTGSGRIAAIREAVLGATFELEREDWFRILRAARGHEVA from the coding sequence ATGCCACAAGCGCCTGTCGAACTCACTTTCCCCCGCATTCCGACGCGCGCGGGAGGCCCCGAGCTGTCGCGCATCGTCGCCGGCATGTGGCGCATGACCGAATGGGACATGCCGGCCGCGGCCCGGGTCGACTTCATCGAGCAGTGCATCGCCATGGGCGTGACTTCGTTCGACCACGCCGACATCTATGGCAACTACGGCGTCGAGGAACTGTTCGGCGAAGCCTTGCGCCTGCAACCGTCGCTGCGCGACCGCATCGAACTGGTGAGCAAGTGCGGCATCAAGCTGCTGTCGAACAAGCACCCGAACCACACGATCCAGCACTACGACACCAGCGCCAGCCACATCATGGCGTCGGCCGAAGCGTCGCTGCGCAAGCTGGGCACCGACCGCCTCGACCTGTTGCTGATCCACCGTCCGGACCCGCTGATGGAGTTCGACGAGATCGCCGCCGCCTTCACGCGCCTGAAGCAGGATGGCAAGGTGTTGCACTTCGGCGTCTCGAATTTCACGCGCCACCAGTTCGAGTCGCTCGATCGCCGCATTCCGCTCGCCACGAACCAGGTCGAGTTCTCGCCGCTGCACACGGCGCCGCTGTTCGACGAAACCTTCGACGGCCTGCAAGACCTGGGCGTCGCGCCGATGATCTGGTCGCCGCTGGGTGGCGGCCGCCTGTTCGACGCGCTGGACGAACGCGGCGCCACGCTGCACCAGGCGATCCAGGAGATCGCCGACCGCATCGGCAAACCGTTCTGCAGCGTGGTATTCGCATGGATCATGCGCCTGCCCTGCCGCCCGATCCCGCTCACCGGGAGCGGGCGCATCGCGGCGATCCGCGAAGCGGTGCTGGGCGCCACTTTCGAACTGGAGCGCGAGGACTGGTTCCGCATCCTGCGCGCCGCGCGCGGACACGAGGTGGCCTGA
- a CDS encoding VanZ family protein — MTEAEVPAEVAAGRSRGSPIVRAALLAYLLLIVYASWFPFTGWRDNGVSMFAFLNLVKQRYWTGFDAGVNIAGYIPFGMLLVLSMYPRVRGVWAVLLAALAGLLTTGTMEAVQTYLPSRVPSNLDFATNAGGCLLGAILGALWAPGLLDRSRLFKLRQRWFAPHASQGLVLVAIWPLAQIYPQSYLFGHGQVLPILSGWMSSWFDTEIDLVALLRPGSDIMSVEQYWLSETIITACGMTGAALTLMCLVRRGAPRFWLMLALLASALVVKAFASSLLFRPDNALVWVTPGAEGGFLIGLIMLSGLVFAPQVAQRRLAVVTLILALVVVNTIPVNPYFSSTLQGWVQGKFLNFNGAAQFLALAWPFVALWFLLLPSHKLNR; from the coding sequence ATGACCGAAGCGGAAGTCCCGGCAGAGGTGGCCGCCGGCCGCTCGCGCGGCTCGCCGATCGTGCGCGCCGCGCTGCTGGCCTACCTGCTCCTGATCGTCTACGCCAGCTGGTTCCCGTTCACCGGCTGGCGCGACAACGGCGTGTCCATGTTCGCCTTCCTGAACCTGGTCAAGCAGCGCTACTGGACCGGCTTCGACGCCGGCGTCAACATTGCCGGCTACATCCCGTTCGGCATGCTGCTGGTGCTGTCGATGTACCCGCGCGTGCGCGGCGTGTGGGCGGTGCTGCTGGCGGCGCTGGCCGGCCTGCTCACCACCGGCACCATGGAGGCGGTGCAGACGTATTTACCGAGCCGCGTGCCGTCGAACCTCGACTTCGCCACCAATGCCGGCGGCTGCCTGCTCGGCGCCATCCTCGGCGCGCTGTGGGCGCCGGGCCTGCTCGACCGCAGCCGCCTGTTCAAGCTGCGCCAGCGCTGGTTCGCGCCGCACGCCAGCCAGGGCCTGGTGCTGGTGGCCATCTGGCCGCTGGCCCAGATCTACCCCCAGAGCTACCTGTTCGGCCACGGCCAGGTGCTGCCCATCCTGTCCGGCTGGATGTCGTCCTGGTTCGATACCGAGATCGACCTGGTGGCCCTGCTGCGGCCCGGCAGCGACATCATGAGCGTGGAACAGTACTGGCTGTCCGAAACCATCATCACCGCGTGCGGCATGACCGGCGCCGCCCTCACCCTGATGTGCCTGGTGCGGCGCGGCGCCCCGCGCTTCTGGCTGATGCTGGCCTTGCTGGCCAGCGCACTGGTGGTGAAGGCCTTCGCCAGCTCGCTGCTGTTCCGGCCCGATAACGCCCTGGTCTGGGTCACGCCGGGCGCCGAAGGGGGCTTCCTGATCGGCCTGATCATGCTGTCCGGCCTGGTGTTCGCGCCGCAGGTGGCGCAGCGCCGGCTGGCGGTGGTGACGCTGATCCTGGCCCTGGTGGTGGTCAATACGATTCCCGTGAACCCGTATTTCTCGTCCACGCTGCAGGGCTGGGTGCAAGGCAAGTTCCTCAACTTTAATGGCGCGGCCCAGTTCCTGGCCCTGGCCTGGCCCTTCGTCGCCCTGTGGTTCCTCTTGCTCCCCTCGCATAAACTCAATCGCTAG
- the pssA gene encoding CDP-diacylglycerol--serine O-phosphatidyltransferase gives MKLTNQQRLARAKFALPSFVTLLSIACGFGSIVISVDNARIGDPGDFRLAAILLVLAGVFDALDGFVARATNTQSSFGVQLDSIADVMNFGCAPGLLLYCYGFTQLGDVHPTLERMGGLACFVFVTCGALRLARFNISHGRTDPRYFVGMPITAGAACVASVVVAWPDPVIAVAPAFMVCALMVCVGALMVSTIRFPSSKHPKGKVMLALLGVSVVLLVLLQERFFVLFFLVYVCATLLLNIGWKLGWRGVAPPKVFED, from the coding sequence TTGAAGCTCACTAACCAGCAACGCCTCGCGCGCGCCAAGTTCGCCCTGCCCAGTTTCGTGACGCTGCTGTCGATCGCCTGCGGCTTCGGCAGCATCGTGATCTCGGTCGATAACGCGCGCATCGGCGACCCCGGCGACTTCCGCCTGGCGGCGATCCTGCTGGTGCTGGCCGGCGTGTTCGACGCGCTCGACGGCTTCGTGGCGCGCGCCACCAATACCCAGTCCAGCTTCGGCGTGCAGCTCGACTCGATCGCCGACGTGATGAACTTCGGCTGCGCGCCCGGCCTGCTGCTGTATTGCTACGGCTTCACCCAGCTGGGCGATGTGCATCCGACCCTCGAACGCATGGGCGGCCTGGCCTGTTTCGTGTTCGTCACCTGCGGCGCGCTGCGCCTGGCGCGTTTCAATATCAGCCATGGCCGCACCGACCCGCGCTACTTCGTCGGCATGCCGATCACCGCCGGCGCGGCCTGCGTGGCCTCGGTGGTGGTGGCCTGGCCCGACCCCGTGATCGCGGTGGCGCCGGCCTTCATGGTGTGCGCGCTGATGGTCTGCGTCGGCGCGCTGATGGTGTCGACCATTCGCTTCCCCAGCTCCAAGCACCCCAAGGGCAAGGTCATGCTGGCGCTGCTGGGCGTGAGCGTGGTGTTGCTGGTGCTGTTGCAGGAGCGTTTCTTCGTGCTGTTCTTCCTGGTGTATGTGTGCGCGACGCTGCTGCTTAATATCGGCTGGAAGCTGGGCTGGCGCGGTGTAGCGCCGCCGAAGGTGTTCGAAGATTGA
- a CDS encoding caspase family protein yields MTPFAALKALAVLALLLAAGLAQAAPAVGARMALVIGNGSYAPPSALPNAGNDARLMARTLAALGYTVTERHDLDRKQLDDAVTRFANGLPQGATAFVYFAGHGMQIEGTNYLTPVDMVLSSPAAAQVHSYSLKGMLDRLARSRSAVNIVVLDACRNNPFRPSGERYRSFRDLGLSQVAAPRGTFIAYSTAPGQLALDGKEGNSVYTRTLASVMREPGRDLESVFKRTAELVRRATLDDQMPWYESSLAGRLLLSEGAPLAVLPARAGGGRPGAQQPSRSMATAAPVETQPAWYREVGAAEWSRVDWEIQQRVKNLTPDEIPALKHKAGAGSVVAQTVLGLAYREGIERANSGGKTIRLRANNTVAWSWLNKAAAAGFPVAQAEIGEMYYGAHGVERDLAASRHWLEQAAAADYPRARLDLLQLNLESNPDPSRLGPQAQEALRSLFDSLGVPPPGRK; encoded by the coding sequence ATGACGCCGTTCGCAGCCCTGAAGGCGCTGGCCGTGCTGGCGCTGCTGCTGGCGGCCGGCCTGGCGCAGGCGGCGCCCGCCGTCGGCGCCAGGATGGCGCTGGTGATCGGTAACGGGAGCTATGCGCCGCCGTCGGCCTTGCCGAACGCCGGTAACGATGCGCGCCTGATGGCCAGAACGCTGGCGGCGCTGGGCTATACGGTGACCGAGCGGCATGACCTCGATCGCAAGCAGCTCGACGACGCGGTGACGCGCTTCGCCAACGGCCTGCCGCAGGGCGCCACCGCCTTCGTCTACTTCGCCGGCCACGGCATGCAGATCGAAGGCACCAATTACCTGACGCCGGTCGATATGGTGCTGAGCAGCCCGGCCGCGGCCCAGGTGCATTCGTACTCGCTCAAGGGCATGCTCGATCGGCTGGCGCGCTCCCGTTCGGCGGTCAATATCGTGGTGCTGGACGCCTGCCGCAACAATCCCTTCCGCCCCTCGGGCGAGCGCTATCGGAGCTTTCGCGACCTGGGCCTGTCGCAGGTGGCGGCGCCGCGCGGCACCTTCATCGCGTATTCCACCGCGCCGGGACAGCTGGCGCTGGACGGCAAGGAGGGTAACAGCGTCTATACCCGGACACTGGCCAGCGTGATGCGCGAACCGGGGCGCGACCTCGAGTCGGTGTTCAAGCGCACCGCCGAGCTGGTCAGGCGCGCCACGCTGGACGACCAGATGCCGTGGTACGAGTCGTCGCTGGCCGGCCGCCTGCTGCTGTCCGAAGGCGCGCCGCTGGCCGTGCTGCCTGCGCGCGCCGGCGGCGGTCGTCCTGGCGCGCAGCAGCCCAGCCGCAGTATGGCAACTGCGGCGCCGGTAGAAACCCAGCCAGCCTGGTACCGCGAGGTCGGCGCCGCCGAATGGAGCCGGGTGGACTGGGAGATCCAGCAGCGCGTGAAGAACCTGACGCCGGACGAGATCCCGGCGCTCAAGCACAAGGCCGGCGCCGGCAGCGTGGTGGCCCAGACGGTGCTGGGCCTGGCCTACCGCGAAGGGATCGAACGCGCGAACAGCGGCGGCAAGACGATCCGCCTGCGCGCCAACAATACCGTCGCCTGGTCGTGGCTCAACAAGGCCGCCGCCGCTGGCTTCCCGGTGGCCCAGGCCGAGATCGGCGAGATGTACTACGGCGCGCACGGCGTCGAGCGCGACCTGGCCGCCAGCCGCCACTGGCTGGAGCAGGCGGCCGCCGCCGACTATCCACGCGCGCGGCTCGACCTGCTGCAATTGAATCTCGAGTCCAATCCCGATCCGAGCCGCCTGGGTCCGCAGGCGCAGGAGGCGCTGCGCTCGCTGTTCGACAGCCTGGGCGTGCCGCCGCCGGGCCGGAAATGA
- a CDS encoding (2Fe-2S) ferredoxin domain-containing protein encodes MTDHVNAEQFYKYHVFFCMNEREGKDARQSCGKCGAEKAQKHAKKRIKELELSGQGKVRINQSGCLDRCEEGPVLVVYPEGTWYTYVDSDDIDDIIDTHLVGGKVVDRLKI; translated from the coding sequence ATGACCGACCATGTAAACGCAGAACAGTTTTATAAATACCATGTGTTTTTCTGCATGAACGAGCGCGAAGGCAAGGATGCACGCCAAAGCTGCGGCAAGTGCGGCGCCGAAAAGGCGCAAAAACACGCCAAGAAACGCATCAAGGAACTGGAACTGAGCGGCCAGGGCAAGGTGCGCATCAACCAGTCCGGCTGCCTCGACCGCTGCGAGGAAGGCCCGGTGCTCGTGGTCTACCCCGAGGGCACCTGGTACACCTATGTCGACAGCGACGACATCGACGACATCATCGATACCCACCTGGTCGGCGGCAAGGTCGTCGACCGCCTCAAGATCTGA
- a CDS encoding DUF1439 domain-containing protein has product MKPHHLTNRRRAFARIVAGAGLAGLLASCSSLIGPRQVELPLHKLQAGLDQRFPINQRLLELFDVQLTQPQLAIQPEQDRVALAVQASVARAWTGNIAFSGRLYVDPGRAAVMMAEPRVDHLRLGNPEAERQLTRVANGLIDTVARDMPVYTFDQKDLRYAGVQFVPTRIQTTRSGLLVTLEPVK; this is encoded by the coding sequence ATGAAACCGCACCACCTTACCAATCGCCGCCGCGCATTCGCCAGGATCGTGGCGGGCGCCGGGCTGGCCGGCCTGCTCGCCTCCTGTTCCAGCCTGATCGGCCCGCGCCAGGTCGAGCTGCCGCTGCATAAACTGCAAGCCGGCCTGGATCAGCGTTTCCCCATCAACCAGCGCCTGCTGGAATTGTTCGACGTCCAGCTCACGCAGCCGCAGCTGGCGATCCAGCCCGAGCAGGACCGGGTGGCGCTGGCCGTCCAGGCCTCGGTCGCGCGCGCCTGGACCGGCAATATCGCTTTCTCGGGCCGCCTGTACGTCGACCCCGGCCGCGCGGCCGTCATGATGGCCGAACCGCGCGTCGACCATCTAAGGCTGGGCAATCCCGAAGCCGAACGCCAGCTGACCCGGGTGGCCAACGGGCTGATCGATACCGTCGCGCGCGACATGCCGGTATATACCTTCGACCAGAAGGATTTGCGCTATGCGGGCGTGCAATTCGTGCCGACCCGGATCCAGACCACGCGCAGCGGCCTGTTGGTGACGCTCGAACCGGTGAAATGA
- a CDS encoding Hpt domain-containing protein gives MSGATAMRGGPAIDLAAGLERVMDDRKLFLRVLGRFAGDYRNLAARLHAALAAGDADLARLIAHTLKGAAGMIEAARLRQLALEVELALKDGGPVAPTLPAALDDELARVLAEVDALLAAQEETVVDAAAAPADPDELARLRDMLDIGDGRALDLAAALRPRLLAAIGSENMAVFDAAIKRFDFESALALLAPR, from the coding sequence GTGAGCGGCGCGACCGCGATGCGCGGCGGGCCGGCCATCGACCTGGCTGCGGGCCTGGAACGGGTGATGGATGACCGCAAACTCTTCCTGCGCGTGCTGGGACGCTTCGCCGGCGACTACCGCAACCTGGCGGCGCGCCTGCACGCGGCGCTGGCGGCCGGCGACGCCGATCTGGCCAGGCTCATTGCCCACACGCTCAAGGGCGCGGCCGGGATGATCGAGGCGGCGCGCCTGCGCCAGCTGGCGCTCGAGGTCGAACTGGCGCTGAAGGATGGCGGACCAGTGGCGCCGACGCTGCCCGCCGCGCTGGACGACGAGCTGGCGCGGGTATTGGCGGAGGTCGATGCCTTGCTGGCCGCGCAAGAGGAGACCGTGGTGGATGCGGCGGCGGCGCCCGCCGATCCGGACGAACTGGCGCGCCTGCGCGATATGCTCGACATCGGCGACGGCCGCGCCCTCGACCTGGCCGCCGCGCTGCGCCCACGCCTGCTGGCGGCCATCGGCAGCGAGAACATGGCGGTGTTCGACGCGGCGATCAAGCGCTTCGACTTCGAGAGTGCGCTGGCGCTGCTGGCGCCGCGCTAG
- a CDS encoding metal-sensitive transcriptional regulator: protein MVEGPLRIVEGKALSAQQKKDLLNRLARIEGQLRGVQKLIALADSPSDCDAVAQQMAAARKALDRSFVQLLTSSILTQTGDAEDLEDAQARAAHLAAMLDKFA from the coding sequence ATGGTCGAGGGCCCGCTCCGGATCGTCGAGGGCAAGGCCCTCAGCGCGCAGCAGAAGAAGGACTTGCTGAACCGGCTGGCGCGGATCGAAGGCCAGCTGCGCGGGGTGCAGAAACTGATCGCGCTGGCCGACTCGCCGTCGGACTGCGACGCGGTCGCGCAGCAGATGGCAGCGGCGCGCAAGGCGCTCGACCGCTCCTTCGTGCAGCTGTTGACTTCATCGATCCTGACCCAGACCGGCGACGCCGAAGACCTGGAAGACGCGCAGGCCCGCGCCGCTCACCTGGCGGCGATGCTCGACAAGTTCGCTTAA
- a CDS encoding alpha/beta hydrolase: MNIHSHKFTLDGHAGKMQCLLDLPEGAPRGVALVAHPHPLYGGTMENKVAQTLARTFVTLGYAAARFNFRGVGESEGVHDEGRGEVDDMAVMYAHMREKFPDLPITLTGFSFGTFVQAQFALRLAAEGRPAERLVLVGTAAGKWPMPQVPEDTILIHGELDDTITLKEVFDWARPLDLPVTVITGADHFFHRKLGHIKNLVIQLWRRDI; the protein is encoded by the coding sequence ATGAATATCCATTCGCACAAGTTCACCCTCGACGGCCACGCCGGCAAGATGCAGTGCCTGCTCGACCTGCCGGAAGGCGCGCCGCGCGGCGTCGCCCTGGTCGCCCACCCGCACCCGCTGTATGGCGGCACCATGGAAAACAAGGTGGCCCAGACCCTGGCGCGCACCTTCGTGACGCTCGGCTATGCGGCGGCGCGCTTCAATTTCAGGGGCGTGGGCGAATCCGAAGGCGTGCACGACGAGGGCCGCGGCGAAGTCGACGACATGGCCGTCATGTACGCCCACATGCGCGAAAAATTCCCGGACCTGCCGATCACCTTGACCGGTTTCTCGTTCGGCACCTTCGTGCAGGCGCAGTTCGCGCTGCGCCTGGCGGCCGAGGGCCGGCCGGCCGAGCGCCTGGTGCTGGTCGGTACTGCGGCCGGCAAATGGCCGATGCCGCAAGTGCCTGAAGACACTATTTTGATCCATGGCGAGCTGGACGACACAATTACTCTGAAGGAAGTTTTCGACTGGGCGCGGCCGCTCGACCTGCCCGTGACCGTCATTACAGGCGCCGACCACTTCTTCCATCGCAAGCTCGGTCACATTAAAAATCTCGTGATTCAACTGTGGCGACGTGACATTTAG
- a CDS encoding D-alanyl-D-alanine carboxypeptidase family protein, with protein sequence MKKLLAAFAASLVMVSASAQTVPAPAIAAKSWLLLDATSGQVIASQEQNMRIEPASLTKVMTAYVAFAAIRDKRITLDQMVNVSERAWKVDASSSKMFIDPRVPVSINDLLHGLMIQSGNDAAVAIAEAVAGDEATFVTLMNREAQRMGLKGTRFANPHGLPDANNYSTAADLAQLAKHVIIDFPELYKIDSIKQFTYNKITQQNRNRLLWLDPTVDGMKTGHTTSSGYSMITSARRPNGSTGERRLISVVLGTSSTDVRTQESQKLLNWGFQNFDTVKLYSKGQAIQTPSIWKGSQSTVKIGFTRDILVTVPKGVAGKLKPVLERRDPLVAPLALNGQVGTLKMTVDGKPLLVLPVVALEEVQEASIFGRAWDSMRLWLQ encoded by the coding sequence ATGAAAAAACTGTTAGCGGCCTTTGCCGCCAGCCTGGTGATGGTCTCGGCCAGCGCGCAAACCGTGCCCGCGCCCGCCATCGCCGCCAAATCGTGGTTGCTGCTCGACGCGACGAGCGGCCAGGTCATCGCTTCGCAAGAACAGAATATGCGCATCGAACCGGCATCGCTGACCAAGGTCATGACGGCCTACGTCGCTTTCGCCGCGATCCGCGACAAGCGCATTACCCTGGACCAGATGGTGAACGTGTCCGAGCGCGCCTGGAAGGTCGACGCCAGCAGCTCGAAGATGTTCATCGACCCGCGCGTGCCGGTCTCGATCAACGACCTGCTGCACGGCCTGATGATCCAGTCGGGTAACGACGCCGCCGTGGCCATCGCCGAGGCGGTCGCCGGCGACGAAGCCACCTTCGTCACCCTGATGAACCGCGAAGCGCAGCGCATGGGCCTGAAAGGCACGCGCTTCGCCAATCCGCACGGCCTGCCGGACGCGAACAACTACTCGACCGCGGCCGACCTGGCGCAGCTGGCGAAGCACGTGATCATCGACTTCCCCGAGCTGTACAAGATCGACTCGATCAAGCAGTTCACCTATAACAAGATCACCCAGCAGAACCGCAACCGCCTGCTGTGGCTGGACCCGACCGTGGACGGCATGAAGACCGGCCACACCACGTCGTCGGGCTACAGCATGATCACCTCGGCGCGCCGCCCGAACGGCAGCACCGGCGAACGCCGCCTGATCTCGGTGGTGCTGGGCACCAGCTCGACCGACGTGCGCACGCAGGAGAGCCAGAAGCTGCTGAACTGGGGCTTCCAGAACTTCGACACCGTCAAGCTGTACTCGAAGGGCCAGGCGATCCAGACCCCGTCGATCTGGAAGGGTTCGCAGTCGACCGTCAAGATCGGCTTCACGCGCGACATCCTGGTGACCGTGCCGAAGGGCGTGGCGGGCAAGCTCAAGCCGGTGCTGGAGCGCCGCGATCCGCTGGTCGCGCCGCTGGCGCTGAACGGCCAGGTCGGCACCCTCAAGATGACCGTCGACGGCAAGCCGCTGCTGGTGCTGCCGGTGGTGGCGCTGGAAGAAGTGCAGGAAGCGAGCATTTTTGGGCGCGCCTGGGATTCGATGCGTCTCTGGTTGCAGTAA